One part of the Deltaproteobacteria bacterium genome encodes these proteins:
- a CDS encoding Hsp20/alpha crystallin family protein, whose translation MLIRWNPFRAMPLSSELQELLRPATGNGGTFSFAPALDLEEHPDRFVLKADLPGMSEKEIEVKLDEGRLVLTGKREFAQEEKHEGMLYRERRSGSFCRTVTLGEAVDVTGIEATYKDGVLTVVLPKRPEVQPRTIPVKA comes from the coding sequence ATGTTGATCCGTTGGAATCCGTTCAGGGCCATGCCGCTCTCTTCCGAGTTACAGGAGCTCCTGCGCCCCGCGACGGGAAATGGCGGGACGTTCAGCTTCGCGCCGGCTCTCGATCTCGAGGAGCATCCGGACAGGTTCGTGCTCAAGGCCGACCTGCCAGGGATGAGCGAAAAAGAGATCGAGGTGAAGCTGGACGAGGGCCGGCTGGTGCTGACCGGAAAGCGCGAGTTCGCCCAGGAAGAGAAGCACGAGGGGATGCTGTATCGCGAACGTCGCTCCGGGAGCTTCTGCCGGACCGTGACGCTCGGCGAGGCCGTGGACGTGACCGGCATCGAGGCCACGTACAAGGACGGCGTGCTCACCGTGGTGCTTCCCAAGCGGCCGGAGGTGCAGCCGCGGACCATCCCGGTGAAGGCGTAG